Proteins co-encoded in one Acidovorax sp. 69 genomic window:
- a CDS encoding nuclear transport factor 2 family protein, which yields MPRARSRAVTLGGSSDDTESAFYEALQRGDIELLMSCWAEDDEIVCVHPGGSRLLGPGAIRAAFEAMFSNGAVRARPVQVHRIVALSSAVHSVAEQVEVMLPDGLHQAVVLATNVYHKTPEGWRMVAHHASPGGAPDAQVADTQRPVLH from the coding sequence ATGCCCCGCGCCCGATCAAGAGCAGTCACCCTCGGTGGCTCTTCGGATGACACCGAATCCGCGTTCTACGAAGCCTTGCAGCGTGGTGACATCGAATTGCTGATGTCGTGCTGGGCGGAGGACGACGAGATCGTCTGTGTGCACCCCGGCGGGTCACGCCTGCTCGGCCCAGGCGCTATCCGGGCGGCATTTGAAGCCATGTTTTCCAATGGCGCGGTGCGCGCGCGACCCGTTCAGGTACACCGCATCGTGGCGTTGTCGAGTGCTGTCCACAGCGTTGCGGAGCAGGTCGAAGTCATGCTGCCGGATGGTTTGCACCAGGCCGTGGTGCTGGCTACCAACGTCTACCACAAGACCCCGGAGGGCTGGCGCATGGTGGCTCACCACGCCAGCCCGGGCGGTGCGCCGGACGCGCAGGTGGCGGATACACAGCGGCCCGTGCTGCACTGA
- a CDS encoding LemA family protein, giving the protein MMKRLLAFCALLAATLALSGCGYNDFQRLDEQSKAAWSEVLNQYQRRADLVPNIVATVKGEANFEQETLTRVVEARAKATAIQVTPETLNNPEAFNKFQQAQGELSGALSRLMVVSERYPTLQANQGFRDLRVTLEGTENRITVARNRYIQTVQEYNVLARSFPTNLTAMAFSYAPKSSFAVANEAQISAPPTVDFSASKPKP; this is encoded by the coding sequence ATGATGAAACGTCTCCTCGCTTTTTGTGCACTGCTTGCCGCCACACTGGCTCTCAGCGGTTGTGGCTACAACGACTTCCAGCGCCTGGACGAACAATCCAAGGCGGCTTGGAGCGAGGTGCTCAACCAGTACCAACGCCGTGCCGACCTGGTGCCCAACATCGTGGCCACCGTCAAGGGCGAGGCCAATTTCGAACAGGAGACCCTCACCCGCGTGGTGGAAGCCCGCGCCAAGGCAACCGCCATCCAGGTCACGCCCGAGACCCTGAACAACCCCGAGGCCTTCAACAAATTTCAGCAGGCGCAAGGCGAGCTGTCGGGGGCCTTGTCACGCCTCATGGTGGTGTCCGAGCGCTATCCCACCTTGCAAGCCAACCAGGGCTTTCGTGACCTGCGTGTCACGCTGGAGGGCACCGAAAACCGCATCACCGTGGCACGCAATCGCTACATACAGACGGTGCAGGAGTACAACGTGCTCGCGCGCAGCTTTCCCACCAATCTCACCGCCATGGCCTTCAGCTACGCCCCCAAGTCCAGCTTCGCCGTGGCCAATGAGGCGCAAATCTCAGCCCCTCCCACCGTGGACTTCTCTGCCTCCAAACCAAAGCCATAG
- a CDS encoding YgcG family protein: MPLALIRSALLAIFLIAIAPWNASAQGALQPVPALTGHVIDQTGTLSAADKEALESQLLALEQARGSQLVVVMLATTAPEDIAAYANRVGNQWKIGRRDVGDGVLVVVAKDDRKMRIEVAKALEGAIPDIAAARIIDGVMKPRFRQNDYAGGLSAAVTQLAAHIAGEALPLPDSETPARKSSDRNLFDWTDFAIFLFFGVMVAGPLARSLLGRGLGGLLVGGGVGALAFVFTSSLLLSGGAGVIALLYTWIFGGSGSPIALGNGGISGGWGGGGGGSGSSSDGGGFSSGGGGDFGGGGASGDW, encoded by the coding sequence ATGCCTCTTGCGCTTATTCGTTCTGCACTGTTAGCTATTTTTTTGATAGCAATTGCGCCCTGGAATGCGTCTGCCCAAGGCGCACTGCAACCCGTGCCCGCACTCACCGGCCACGTCATCGACCAGACCGGCACACTCAGCGCGGCGGACAAAGAGGCGCTGGAGTCGCAGTTGCTCGCGCTCGAACAGGCACGCGGCTCCCAATTGGTGGTGGTGATGCTCGCAACCACGGCACCCGAAGACATTGCAGCCTATGCCAATCGCGTGGGGAACCAGTGGAAGATTGGTCGGCGCGATGTGGGAGATGGTGTGCTGGTGGTGGTGGCCAAAGACGACCGCAAGATGCGCATTGAAGTGGCCAAGGCTCTGGAAGGCGCCATTCCCGACATCGCAGCGGCCCGCATCATCGACGGAGTGATGAAACCGCGGTTTCGGCAAAACGACTATGCCGGGGGACTGAGCGCCGCGGTCACGCAGCTTGCAGCCCACATCGCCGGTGAAGCGCTGCCGCTGCCCGACAGCGAAACGCCCGCTCGCAAAAGCAGTGACCGCAACCTCTTCGACTGGACCGATTTCGCCATCTTCCTGTTCTTTGGCGTGATGGTGGCAGGCCCCTTGGCGCGCAGCCTTTTGGGCAGAGGATTGGGCGGGTTGCTTGTGGGCGGTGGCGTCGGTGCATTGGCTTTTGTGTTCACCTCCAGCCTACTGCTGTCGGGTGGCGCAGGCGTGATCGCACTGCTCTACACCTGGATTTTCGGCGGCAGCGGAAGTCCCATTGCGCTGGGCAATGGAGGCATCTCAGGCGGGTGGGGTGGCGGCGGCGGTGGTTCGGGCAGCAGCAGTGATGGCGGCGGATTCAGCTCCGGCGGCGGCGGTGACTTTGGTGGTGGCGGCGCGTCAGGAGACTGGTAA
- a CDS encoding TPM domain-containing protein, which yields MDTTNKHRTLIGAILRLLHHRFAESQARRALPPEALQRLGARVSASEQRHTGQIRIITEASLPWSYLRRHASARERALMLFSKYRVWDTERNNGVLIYLLMPERAIEIVADRGVHRYVAPQEWQSVALQMAAHFQKLQYEDGLAQAIEAISSRLVAHFPRTEDTPHVNELPDGPIAQ from the coding sequence ATGGACACAACCAACAAACACCGCACGCTGATTGGCGCCATTCTTCGGCTGCTGCACCATCGCTTTGCGGAGTCGCAAGCGCGCCGCGCCCTCCCCCCTGAGGCATTGCAACGTTTGGGCGCCCGCGTTAGCGCCAGTGAGCAGCGCCACACCGGGCAAATTCGGATCATCACAGAGGCCAGCCTGCCCTGGAGCTATCTGCGGCGCCACGCCAGCGCACGCGAGCGTGCACTCATGCTGTTCAGCAAATACAGGGTGTGGGATACCGAGCGCAACAATGGGGTTCTGATCTACCTGCTGATGCCCGAACGCGCCATTGAGATCGTCGCTGACAGAGGTGTCCATCGCTACGTGGCACCCCAAGAGTGGCAGTCCGTCGCACTGCAAATGGCGGCTCATTTTCAGAAGTTGCAGTACGAAGACGGCCTCGCCCAAGCCATTGAAGCCATCTCATCCCGCTTGGTGGCACATTTTCCGCGCACGGAAGATACACCCCATGTCAACGAACTTCCAGATGGACCCATCGCCCAGTAG
- a CDS encoding DUF4148 domain-containing protein, which produces MNNTARFLSIAAVAAFASFGAQADEADASQFSTKFETNRTRAEVAAEAATVAQTRSIEPAGSRVVTYKSTADRAAVRAQAADAVRTGQIPSGERG; this is translated from the coding sequence ATGAACAACACCGCACGTTTCCTCTCCATCGCCGCTGTCGCCGCTTTCGCTTCTTTTGGTGCCCAGGCCGACGAAGCCGATGCTTCGCAATTTTCCACCAAGTTTGAAACCAACCGCACCCGCGCTGAAGTGGCTGCTGAAGCCGCTACAGTGGCCCAGACCCGTTCCATCGAGCCTGCTGGCTCGCGTGTCGTGACTTACAAGTCCACGGCTGACCGCGCTGCGGTGCGTGCCCAGGCTGCTGACGCTGTGCGTACTGGCCAGATCCCTTCGGGCGAGCGCGGTTGA
- a CDS encoding DUF4148 domain-containing protein encodes MNKTARFLSIAAVAAFASFGAQADEADASQFATKFETSRTRAEVAAEAATVAQTRSIEPAGSRVVTYKSTADRAAVRAQAAEAVRTGQIPSGEFSAM; translated from the coding sequence ATGAACAAGACTGCCCGTTTCCTGTCTATCGCCGCTGTGGCCGCTTTCGCTTCTTTTGGTGCACAGGCCGACGAAGCCGATGCTTCGCAATTTGCCACCAAGTTTGAAACCAGCCGCACCCGCGCTGAAGTGGCTGCTGAAGCCGCTACCGTGGCACAGACCCGTTCCATCGAGCCCGCTGGCTCGCGTGTCGTGACTTACAAGTCCACGGCTGACCGCGCTGCGGTGCGTGCCCAGGCTGCAGAAGCTGTGCGCACCGGTCAGATCCCTTCGGGCGAATTCAGCGCCATGTAA
- a CDS encoding F0F1 ATP synthase subunit epsilon, with protein MNTIHVDVVSAEESIFSGEARFVALPGESGELGIFPRHTPLITRIKPGSVRIEMADGREEFVFVAGGILEVQPNCVTVLSDTAIRGKDLDDEKANAAKASAEEALKNAKSEIDLAKAQSELAVMAAQIAALRKFRQKK; from the coding sequence ATGAACACCATCCATGTTGATGTGGTCAGTGCCGAAGAGTCCATCTTCTCCGGTGAAGCACGCTTTGTCGCGCTGCCTGGTGAATCTGGCGAACTGGGCATCTTTCCCCGCCACACCCCGCTGATCACCCGTATCAAGCCGGGCTCGGTGCGCATCGAAATGGCCGACGGTCGCGAAGAATTCGTGTTCGTGGCCGGTGGCATTCTGGAAGTGCAACCCAACTGCGTGACCGTGCTGTCCGACACCGCCATCCGTGGCAAAGATCTGGACGACGAGAAGGCCAACGCCGCCAAGGCATCGGCCGAAGAAGCGCTCAAAAACGCCAAGAGCGAGATCGATTTGGCCAAGGCCCAATCTGAGCTGGCTGTCATGGCCGCCCAAATCGCTGCGCTGCGCAAGTTCCGGCAGAAGAAATAA
- the atpD gene encoding F0F1 ATP synthase subunit beta, with protein MAQVQGKIVQCIGAVVDVEFPRDQMPKIYDALKLEGTTLTLEVQQQLGDGVVRTIALGSSDGLRRGIMVTNTGNAITVPVGKATLGRIMDVLGAPIDERGPVSQELTASIHRKAPAYDELSPSQELLETGIKVIDLVCPFAKGGKVGLFGGAGVGKTVNMMELINNIAKAHSGLSVFAGVGERTREGNDFYHEMADSGVVNLEKLEESKVAMVYGQMNEPPGNRLRVALTGLTIAESFRDEGRDVLFFVDNIYRYTLAGTEVSALLGRMPSAVGYQPTLAEEMGRLQERITSTKVGSITSIQAVYVPADDLTDPSPATTFAHLDSTVVLSRDIASLGIYPAVDPLDSTSRQLDPNVVGEDHYATARAVQGTLQRYKELRDIIAILGMDELAPDDKLAVARARKIQRFLSQPFHVAEVFTGSPGKYVPLSETIRGFKMIVAGECDHLPEQAFYMVGTIDEAFEKAKKVA; from the coding sequence ATGGCTCAAGTGCAAGGCAAGATTGTTCAATGTATCGGCGCTGTGGTGGACGTTGAGTTCCCACGCGACCAGATGCCCAAGATTTACGACGCTCTGAAGCTCGAAGGCACGACGCTGACGCTGGAAGTGCAGCAGCAGCTGGGTGACGGCGTGGTGCGTACGATTGCCCTGGGCTCGTCCGACGGCCTGCGCCGCGGCATCATGGTGACCAACACCGGCAACGCGATCACTGTGCCTGTGGGCAAGGCGACGCTGGGCCGCATCATGGACGTGCTGGGTGCGCCCATCGACGAACGTGGTCCTGTCAGCCAGGAACTGACGGCATCCATTCACCGCAAGGCCCCTGCGTACGACGAACTGTCGCCATCGCAAGAGCTGCTGGAAACCGGCATCAAGGTGATCGACCTGGTCTGCCCGTTCGCCAAGGGCGGCAAGGTGGGCCTGTTCGGTGGCGCCGGCGTGGGCAAGACCGTGAACATGATGGAACTCATCAACAACATCGCTAAGGCCCACTCGGGTCTGTCGGTGTTCGCTGGTGTGGGCGAGCGTACCCGTGAAGGGAACGACTTCTATCACGAAATGGCCGATTCCGGCGTGGTGAACCTGGAGAAACTCGAAGAGTCCAAGGTTGCCATGGTGTACGGCCAGATGAACGAGCCCCCAGGCAACCGTCTGCGCGTGGCGCTGACTGGCCTGACCATCGCCGAGTCCTTCCGTGACGAAGGCCGTGACGTGCTGTTCTTCGTGGACAACATCTACCGCTACACACTGGCCGGTACCGAAGTGTCCGCTCTGCTGGGTCGTATGCCTTCCGCTGTGGGCTACCAGCCTACGCTGGCCGAAGAAATGGGCCGTCTGCAAGAGCGTATCACCTCGACCAAGGTGGGTTCGATCACGTCCATCCAGGCCGTTTACGTGCCCGCCGATGACTTGACCGATCCTTCGCCTGCCACGACCTTTGCCCACTTGGACTCCACCGTGGTGCTGTCGCGTGACATCGCTTCGCTGGGTATCTACCCTGCCGTGGATCCTCTGGACTCCACCAGCCGCCAGCTGGACCCGAACGTTGTGGGCGAAGACCACTACGCCACGGCCCGCGCGGTGCAAGGCACGCTGCAACGCTACAAGGAACTGCGCGACATCATCGCCATTCTGGGCATGGATGAACTGGCTCCTGACGATAAGCTGGCCGTGGCCCGCGCGCGCAAGATTCAGCGTTTCCTGTCGCAGCCTTTCCATGTGGCCGAAGTGTTCACGGGCTCGCCAGGCAAGTACGTTCCCCTGTCGGAAACCATCCGTGGTTTCAAGATGATTGTGGCTGGCGAATGCGACCACCTGCCGGAACAAGCGTTCTACATGGTCGGTACCATCGACGAAGCTTTCGAAAAGGCCAAGAAGGTGGCCTGA
- the atpG gene encoding F0F1 ATP synthase subunit gamma — MAAGKEIRGKIKSVENTKKITKAMEMVAASKMRKAQERMRAARPYSEKIRNIAANLGHANPEYVHPFMKVNDAKTAGVIVVTTDKGLCGGMNTNVLRIVTAKLRELQGAGVSTEAVAIGNKGLGFLNRVGAKVVSHVTGLGDTPHLDKLIGPVKVLLDAYAEGKINAVYLSYTKFINTMKQESVVEQLLPLSSAQMQAEKTEHGWDYIYEPDAQTVIDDLLVRYVESLIYQAVAENMASEQSARMVAMKAATDNAGSVIGELKLVYNKTRQAAITKELSEIVAGAAAV; from the coding sequence ATGGCAGCAGGCAAGGAAATACGCGGCAAGATCAAATCGGTGGAAAACACCAAGAAGATCACCAAAGCCATGGAGATGGTGGCTGCATCCAAAATGCGCAAGGCGCAGGAACGGATGCGGGCTGCCCGCCCTTACAGCGAGAAGATTCGCAACATTGCAGCCAACCTCGGCCACGCCAATCCAGAATATGTGCATCCGTTCATGAAAGTGAACGATGCCAAGACGGCCGGCGTGATTGTGGTGACGACCGACAAGGGCCTGTGCGGTGGCATGAACACCAACGTACTGCGCATCGTGACGGCCAAGCTGCGTGAACTGCAAGGCGCTGGCGTGTCCACTGAAGCGGTTGCCATTGGCAACAAGGGCTTGGGCTTCCTGAACCGTGTGGGCGCCAAGGTGGTTTCGCACGTGACGGGGCTGGGCGACACGCCCCACCTGGACAAGCTGATCGGCCCCGTCAAGGTGCTGCTCGATGCATACGCTGAAGGCAAGATCAATGCGGTGTACCTCTCGTACACCAAGTTCATCAACACCATGAAGCAGGAATCGGTGGTGGAGCAACTGCTTCCCCTGTCGTCCGCTCAAATGCAGGCTGAAAAGACCGAGCATGGCTGGGACTACATCTACGAGCCCGATGCACAGACCGTGATCGACGATCTGCTGGTCCGCTATGTCGAGTCCCTGATTTACCAGGCGGTTGCGGAAAACATGGCGTCCGAGCAGTCGGCGCGCATGGTGGCCATGAAGGCCGCCACCGACAACGCCGGCAGCGTCATTGGCGAGTTGAAGCTGGTCTACAACAAGACGCGCCAGGCAGCGATCACGAAAGAACTTTCGGAAATCGTGGCTGGCGCCGCTGCTGTGTAA
- the atpA gene encoding F0F1 ATP synthase subunit alpha: MQLNPAEISELIKSRIEGLAASSDIRNQGTVVSVSDGIVRVHGLSDVMAGEMLEFPATKDGQPSFGLALNLERDSVGAVILGEYEHISEGDTVKCTGRILEVPVGPELIGRVVNALGQPIDGKGPINAKLTDVIEKVAPGVIARKSVDQPLQTGLKSIDSMVPVGRGQRELIIGDRQTGKTAVAIDAIIAQKGQGVSCIYVAIGQKASSIKNVVRALEQAGAMEYTIVVAASASESAAMQYVSAYSGCTMGEYFRDRGQDALIVYDDLSKQAVAYRQVSLLLRRPPGREAYPGDVFYLHSRLLERAARVNADYVEAFTKGEVKGKTGSLTALPIIETQAGDVSAFVPTNVISITDGQIFLETSLFNAGIRPAINAGISVSRVGGAAQTKLVKNLSGGIRTDLAQYRELAAFAQFASDLDEATRKQLDRGARVTELLKQAQYSPLSISLMGATLFAVNKGFMDDIDVKKVLDFEHGLHQFLKTSHAALLAKLEQAKAMDKDAEAELTAAVAAFKKSFA; encoded by the coding sequence ATGCAACTCAATCCCGCAGAAATTTCTGAACTCATCAAGAGCCGCATCGAAGGTCTGGCTGCCAGCAGCGATATCCGCAATCAGGGCACCGTGGTGTCCGTGTCCGACGGTATCGTGCGCGTGCACGGCCTGTCGGACGTGATGGCCGGCGAAATGCTGGAGTTCCCCGCCACCAAGGACGGTCAGCCCTCCTTCGGCCTGGCCCTGAACCTCGAGCGCGACTCCGTCGGCGCCGTGATTCTGGGTGAGTACGAGCACATCTCCGAAGGCGACACCGTCAAGTGCACGGGCCGCATTCTGGAAGTGCCGGTTGGCCCCGAGCTGATCGGCCGCGTGGTGAACGCCCTGGGCCAGCCTATCGACGGCAAGGGCCCCATCAACGCCAAGCTCACCGACGTGATCGAAAAGGTCGCTCCGGGCGTGATCGCCCGTAAATCGGTGGACCAGCCCCTGCAAACCGGCCTGAAGTCCATCGACTCCATGGTGCCTGTGGGCCGTGGCCAGCGCGAGCTGATCATTGGTGACCGTCAGACCGGCAAGACCGCCGTGGCTATCGACGCCATCATTGCCCAGAAGGGCCAAGGCGTGTCCTGCATCTACGTCGCCATCGGTCAGAAGGCTTCGTCGATCAAGAACGTGGTGCGCGCGCTGGAACAAGCCGGTGCCATGGAGTACACGATCGTGGTGGCCGCATCGGCTTCCGAATCGGCTGCCATGCAGTACGTGTCGGCCTACTCGGGCTGCACGATGGGCGAATACTTCCGCGACCGTGGCCAAGACGCCCTGATCGTGTATGACGACCTGTCCAAGCAAGCGGTTGCTTATCGCCAAGTGTCGCTGCTGTTGCGCCGCCCACCAGGCCGCGAAGCCTACCCTGGCGACGTGTTCTATCTCCACAGCCGCCTGCTCGAACGTGCAGCCCGCGTGAACGCCGACTACGTCGAAGCCTTCACCAAGGGTGAAGTCAAGGGGAAGACCGGTTCGCTGACCGCACTGCCCATCATTGAGACGCAAGCCGGCGACGTGTCTGCCTTCGTGCCCACCAACGTGATCTCGATCACGGACGGCCAGATCTTCCTGGAAACCAGCCTGTTCAACGCCGGTATCCGCCCCGCCATCAACGCCGGTATCTCGGTGTCGCGCGTCGGTGGTGCTGCCCAGACCAAGCTGGTGAAGAACCTGTCCGGCGGTATTCGTACCGATCTGGCCCAGTACCGTGAACTGGCTGCGTTCGCGCAGTTCGCTTCCGACCTGGACGAAGCCACCCGCAAGCAGCTGGACCGCGGTGCCCGCGTGACCGAACTGCTCAAGCAGGCACAGTACAGCCCCCTGTCCATCTCGCTGATGGGCGCGACGCTGTTCGCTGTGAACAAGGGCTTCATGGACGACATCGATGTCAAGAAGGTTCTCGACTTCGAACACGGCCTGCACCAGTTCCTGAAGACCAGCCACGCCGCACTGCTGGCCAAGCTGGAACAGGCCAAGGCCATGGACAAGGACGCTGAGGCCGAATTGACCGCTGCTGTTGCCGCGTTCAAGAAGTCGTTCGCTTAA
- a CDS encoding F0F1 ATP synthase subunit delta, translating into MAELATIARPYAEALFKAVTAGVGVDLGSTAAWVDELAAIAANPQLRQLADSPKVTADQVFALFTGVARSALPDMAKNFLRTVIDNGRIDALPEVASQFRALVNRRNGSSDAVVHSAFPMDSAALSEVSAALEKRFGRKLNLVVQQDESLIGGIRVVVGDEVLDTSVKARLEQMKAALTA; encoded by the coding sequence ATGGCTGAACTCGCCACCATTGCCCGCCCTTACGCCGAAGCCTTGTTCAAGGCCGTTACGGCTGGCGTGGGCGTCGATCTGGGCAGCACCGCTGCCTGGGTGGACGAACTGGCGGCGATTGCCGCCAACCCTCAGCTGCGCCAGCTGGCGGACAGCCCCAAGGTGACGGCAGACCAGGTGTTTGCCTTGTTCACCGGGGTTGCCCGTTCGGCACTGCCCGACATGGCCAAAAACTTCCTGCGCACAGTCATTGATAACGGACGCATTGATGCGCTCCCGGAAGTGGCGTCGCAGTTTCGTGCCCTCGTGAATCGTCGCAACGGGTCTTCGGATGCCGTGGTGCACAGTGCCTTTCCCATGGACAGTGCTGCACTATCCGAGGTCAGCGCAGCGCTGGAAAAGCGCTTCGGCCGCAAGCTCAATCTCGTCGTTCAGCAGGACGAATCCTTGATTGGCGGCATTCGCGTAGTGGTGGGTGACGAGGTGCTGGACACTTCGGTCAAGGCCCGTCTTGAACAAATGAAAGCGGCCCTCACCGCGTAA
- a CDS encoding F0F1 ATP synthase subunit B: protein MSINATLFVQAIVFLILVWFTMKFVWPPIAKALDERAQKIADGLAAADRAKSELTAANQRVEKELSQARNETASRLADADRRAQAIVEEAKARASEEGNKIVAAARAEAEQQAVQAREALREQVAALAVKGAEQILRKEVNAGVHADLLNRLKTEL, encoded by the coding sequence GTGAGTATCAATGCGACCCTGTTCGTTCAGGCCATCGTTTTCCTGATCTTGGTGTGGTTCACGATGAAGTTCGTGTGGCCCCCGATCGCGAAGGCGTTGGATGAGCGAGCCCAGAAAATCGCCGATGGCCTCGCAGCTGCCGACCGTGCCAAATCCGAATTGACTGCTGCTAACCAGCGCGTCGAAAAGGAACTGTCACAGGCGCGCAACGAAACGGCCTCGCGTCTTGCGGACGCCGACCGTCGTGCCCAGGCCATCGTTGAAGAAGCCAAGGCCCGCGCCAGCGAGGAAGGCAACAAGATTGTTGCTGCTGCCCGTGCCGAGGCCGAGCAGCAGGCAGTCCAAGCCCGCGAAGCCCTGCGTGAGCAGGTGGCAGCGCTGGCCGTCAAGGGTGCTGAGCAGATTCTCCGCAAGGAAGTCAATGCTGGCGTCCATGCCGACCTGCTCAACCGCCTGAAGACCGAGCTGTAA
- the atpE gene encoding F0F1 ATP synthase subunit C has product MENILGLVALACGLIVGLGAIGASIGIALMGGKFLESSARQPELINELQTKMFILAGLIDAAFLIGVAIALLFAFANPFVSTFLVNLPK; this is encoded by the coding sequence ATGGAAAACATTCTCGGTCTCGTCGCTCTGGCTTGTGGTCTGATCGTTGGCCTCGGCGCTATCGGCGCTTCCATCGGTATCGCACTGATGGGTGGCAAGTTCCTCGAATCGTCGGCACGTCAGCCTGAGCTGATCAACGAACTGCAAACCAAGATGTTCATCTTGGCCGGTCTGATTGACGCTGCGTTCCTGATCGGTGTTGCTATCGCTCTGCTGTTCGCATTCGCCAACCCCTTCGTTTCCACGTTCTTGGTCAACCTGCCCAAGTAA
- the atpB gene encoding F0F1 ATP synthase subunit A, translating into MAAEAHAPTASEYIVHHLQHLQNINQTKIVDFTVINYDSIIVGLVLGALTLLILWSAARKATSGVPGRFQAAVEMLVEMVDNQAKANIHNAESRKFIAPLGLTVFVWIFLMNFMDMLPVDLLPAVWAQIYGAAGHDPHHAYLRVVPTADLSTTLGLAFAILILRFWYSVKIKGAGGWAHELVSAPFGTSKNPIFALILGVINLLMQVIEYVANTVSHGMRLFGNMYAGELVFMLIALMGGAAALSLSGVLLPVGHIIAGTIWTLFHILVISLQAFIFMMLALIYLGQAHNAH; encoded by the coding sequence ATGGCCGCAGAAGCGCACGCTCCGACTGCAAGTGAATACATCGTTCACCACCTGCAGCATCTTCAAAACATCAACCAGACCAAGATTGTTGACTTCACTGTCATCAACTATGACTCCATCATCGTGGGTTTGGTTCTGGGTGCTCTCACCCTTTTGATCCTGTGGTCAGCTGCCCGTAAGGCGACGTCTGGCGTGCCCGGTCGCTTTCAGGCGGCTGTCGAGATGTTGGTCGAAATGGTGGACAACCAGGCCAAGGCCAACATCCACAACGCCGAGAGCCGCAAATTCATTGCGCCCCTGGGTTTGACGGTGTTTGTTTGGATTTTCCTGATGAACTTCATGGACATGTTGCCAGTGGACCTGCTGCCCGCCGTCTGGGCGCAGATCTATGGCGCTGCTGGCCATGACCCTCACCACGCCTATCTGCGCGTCGTGCCCACGGCCGACCTGTCCACCACCCTGGGCTTGGCGTTTGCTATTCTGATCCTGCGCTTTTGGTACAGCGTCAAGATCAAGGGCGCCGGTGGTTGGGCGCACGAATTGGTGTCGGCACCTTTCGGCACCAGCAAGAATCCCATCTTCGCCCTGATCCTGGGCGTGATCAACCTGCTGATGCAGGTCATTGAATATGTCGCCAACACCGTATCGCATGGCATGCGGTTGTTCGGCAACATGTACGCCGGCGAACTGGTGTTCATGCTGATCGCCCTGATGGGTGGTGCGGCGGCACTGTCGCTGTCGGGTGTGCTGCTGCCTGTGGGCCATATCATTGCTGGCACCATCTGGACGCTGTTCCACATTCTGGTGATTTCGCTGCAAGCCTTCATCTTCATGATGCTTGCGCTGATCTACCTCGGTCAGGCGCACAACGCGCACTAA
- a CDS encoding ATP synthase subunit I translates to MKTIASDTETEAEESDFKPLTAQEAEQWRSRNPPMSVWKVVAGQALVGVLVALVAWVLTGSASVGWSAAYGALAVVVPAGLFARGVMRHKASSNPKAAMLGFFGWEIAKIVLTVALLAAAPRLVSGLSWIALLVGMVITMKTYWVALLVRPGVRKTD, encoded by the coding sequence ATGAAAACAATCGCGTCTGATACAGAAACTGAGGCTGAAGAATCTGACTTCAAGCCCCTGACGGCCCAAGAGGCCGAGCAGTGGCGCAGTCGCAATCCTCCGATGTCTGTCTGGAAGGTGGTGGCGGGTCAGGCGCTGGTTGGAGTGCTGGTGGCCTTGGTGGCCTGGGTTCTGACGGGCAGTGCATCCGTAGGTTGGTCCGCCGCCTACGGCGCACTGGCGGTGGTGGTTCCGGCAGGCTTGTTTGCGCGGGGAGTGATGCGCCACAAGGCGTCTTCCAATCCGAAGGCGGCCATGTTGGGGTTCTTTGGTTGGGAAATCGCCAAGATCGTGTTGACAGTGGCGCTGCTGGCGGCGGCCCCCCGGCTGGTGTCGGGCTTGAGCTGGATTGCCTTGCTGGTTGGTATGGTGATCACAATGAAAACGTACTGGGTTGCACTGTTGGTGCGGCCCGGTGTCCGAAAAACCGATTGA
- a CDS encoding YbeD family protein encodes MTSSENGLNGQANDPRKDSLIEYPSKFPIKVMGAKVDGFVHAVTQLAHQFDPTFDASTIELRDSRAGNYLGVTITITATSREQLDDLYRALSAHPMVKVVL; translated from the coding sequence ATGACATCCTCCGAAAACGGCCTGAACGGACAGGCTAACGATCCACGCAAAGACTCGCTGATCGAATACCCCTCCAAGTTCCCGATCAAGGTCATGGGAGCCAAAGTGGACGGCTTTGTGCACGCAGTCACACAACTGGCCCACCAGTTCGACCCGACGTTCGATGCAAGCACCATTGAACTGCGCGACAGCCGCGCCGGCAATTACCTCGGAGTCACCATCACCATCACCGCGACGAGCCGTGAGCAACTCGACGACCTCTATCGCGCACTCTCGGCGCATCCGATGGTGAAGGTGGTCCTGTAA